CGAGGCACGTGGTGAATCTCTTCTACGGCAGGCAGCAATGCTGACGATTGGCCAGCGGCAAGGGTCCGCACCCTTGCCGCTGGGTCCCTCAACGCCAGGTACGAAAGCTCCAGGTACGAAAGCTCCAGGGCAGGAATGAAATGGAAGAAGCCCTCAGCCTGACACCACATATGATTGTGGTTCTCTGTCTGCTGGCCTTGACGATTTTTCTGTTCGTCTCGGAGATCGTCCGGATCGACGTGGCTGCGATTTCCATCATGGTGCTGCTGGGCCTGTTGAGCCTGGTACCCGGATTACAGGGAATCGCCGATCCGCAAACACTTTTCGACGGCTTCGCCAGTAACGCTGTTATCTCTATCATCGCGGTCATGATCATCGGCGCCGGACTGGACAAGACCGGTGTGATGAGCAGCCTGGCCAGCCTGATCATCCGGGTGGGGGGAAGGACCGAGCCGCGGATCATTCCGCTCGTAGCCGGCTCATCCGGCATCATCTCCAGTTTCATGCAGAATGTGGGCGCCGCGGCCCTGTATATTCCCGTGGTCTCGCGTATTGCGGCACGCACTGGGCTCGCCAAGTCGCGGCTGCTCATGCCCATGGGTTTCTGCTGCATTCTTGGCGGCACCATTACCATGGTTGGCTCGAGTCCGCTGATTCTCCTGAACGATCTGCTCCCCTCCGATATGGAGCCGTTCCAGCTCTTTGACGTGACCCCCATCGGCCTGGCGCTCATAACCTCCGGGATTCTTTACTTCGTGGTTTTTGGTCGTTTCGTTCTCCCCACTTTGAAGTCCGATGGCGTTGGGGAAACCGTGATGGAGTATTACCAAGGCGTGTATGGCCTGGATCTCACCTTTCGGGAAGTACGCGTTCCAGACGACCATCCGATGGTGGGCAAATTGCTCGTTGATCTGGAGCAGACCTACGGTGTCGTGGCGATCGCAAGCTTCATGAACAGTGAGCTGCGGATCGGCCCCTGGGCGAACCTGGTCATTGAGCCCGGTGCCCGCCTGGCGCTGCTGGGTGAAGTGGAGGTGCTGGGAGATTTCGCGCATCGCTCCGGATGTCCGGTGCTGGACGAACTGGATGTGTTCGCCGACGCCCTGGCGCCGAACAAGGCAGGTATCGCCGAGGTGGTCATTCCGCCGCGCTCCAAGCTGATTGGCAAGAGTGTCCGGGACATTGCCATGCGCAAAACCTACGGGCTCTCGGTACTGGTTATTCACCGGGGCGGAGAGCGGATCGATGATCTACTGCGTGAGACGCCGTTGAAGGCGGGGGATGTCCTGGTGTCTCACTGCCGCTGGGATTCGCTGATGCGCCTGGAGAAGGATCGGGATTTCGTGGTGATGACCACAGAGTATCCAAGAGAGGAACTCAGGCCGCAGAAAGTACAGGTTGCAATGCTCATGTTCTTCCTGGCGCTATTCCTCATTCTGTTTACGGATCTGCGGCTTTCCATCGCCTTGCTCACTGGCGCCTTGGGCATGGTGCTGAGCGGAGTGCTGAGCATGGATGAGGCCTACAGTGCGGTGAGTTGGAAAACAGTGTTCCTGCTTGCAAGCCTGATTCCTCTGGGGGCTGCGGTGGAGCAGACCGGCACGGCGGCGTGGATTGCCCAGAATACCTTGCTGATTCTGGGTGACGTTTCACCATGGGTGCTGCAGGCCGCCATCGCCGTGTTGGCTACCTTTTTCACTCTGGTCATGTCCAACGTGGGGGCTACGGTGCTACTGGTGCCGCTCGCCATCAGTATCGCCACAGTAGCCCAGAGTCTCGGCATGGATGCCGACCCGCGGCTATTCGCACTGACCGCCGCCATTGCCACGTCCAACTCTTTCCTGATCCCCACCCATCAGGTCAACGCCCTGATCATGGGTCCCGGCGGTTATCGGGTGATTGACTTCATGAAGGCAGGGGCGGCGATGACACTGGTGTTCCTGGTTGTTTCGCTGGTGATGCTCAACCTGGTGTTTTGAGTTATCCGTTGGCAGCGTCTACTCGTAAATCAGCTTGGCAAGCTCGTCAGCGGACTCCCGAAGATCCGGGATGAAGCCGCGCAGATCTTCCAGGGAGCGCCGGAAAACCGGGGCATGGATGGAAATGGCGGCGATCGGCGGGCCCTTGGGAGAGGGAATGGGCACAGACACGGCCACCATTTTGTCGATGAACTCCTGATCGTCCGTCCCCACCTGCTCATTGCGAATCACCTTCAGCGCAGCCTGCAATGTTTCCGGGTCGGTGATGGTCTTGTCTGTCATGGCGGTGAGTTCGGTCATGGAGGTCAGGCGATCGCGCACGCGCTTGGACTGCAGCGAGAGCAATAGCTTGCCTGTGGCGGTGCAATGCAGGGGAACATGGGAGCCGACCTTGAGCCGGATGCTCAGTGGCCATTGCGCATCAACGCGGTCTATGTAGCTGATGAATGTGCCCTCGAGCAGAACCAGGTTGCAGGCCTCTCCCCCGGCCTTGCTCGACAACCGCTCCAGCACCAGGTGTCGTGGCGTCTGGTTGAGCCGCCCCTGGAGAACGCTGAGCGCCATGGCCTTGAGTTCCGGGCCGGGAAAGTAACGCCGGCCGTCGGCATCCTTGATCAGGTAGCCCTCGTCTTCCAGCAGGGTCACCAGGCGGTGTGCCGTGGGCTTGGGCAGTTTGCTGGCGTCGGTAATCTCCGGGAGTGTGATCGGGTCATGGGCATCCACAACGGAGCGCATGATCCGCAGCAAGCGCTCGCCGGTCGATCCGCTATGGCGTGTCTTTTCCGTAGTGTCTGTTCCCATCCCCGTGCTCTTTCCTTGTAACTACTCGGCTGGTCGTGTCATCCGCCGCGGGCATTCTACTGATCTTGATTGCGGCGGAACAGTCATGGGTGGGAATACACTCAATTAGTGACTATGATCTACATAAGTGAAACATAGCGTCTCAAAAAAATATATTTTTATGATAAGTTTCACGTCAGATGAAAAAAACATCCTCCCAGAAGATGTAGGACTAACGAGAAGAGGCCTCGAACATGGCGGAGCGAGAAGTCGATTATGTGGTTGTGGGTGCGGGCTCAGCAGGCTGCGTCCTTGCCAATCGCCTCAGCGCCGACGGCAAGTACACGGTTTTGCTTCTGGAAGCCGGCCCCAAGGACCACAACCTCTGGATCCATGTACCCATCGGCTACGGCAAGACCATACGACACAAGGTGTTGAACTGGTGCTACAACACCGAGCCCGATGAAAATCTGCATTCCCGCTCGATGTTCTGGCCCCGAGGCAAGGTGCTGGGGGGCTCCAGTTCAATCAACGGACTCATTTATATCCGTGGCCAGCATGAAGACTTCGACCGATGGGAGAGCCTGGGGAATACTGGCTGGGGCTGGTCCGACGTGCTGCCCTACTTTCGCCGGTCGGAGGATCAGCAGCGGGGCGCCGATGCCTTCCATGGTGCAGGCGGGCCCTTGACCGTCTCCGACGTCAACGAGAAGCACGAGTTGGTGGAAGCCTTCATCGCTGCCGGGCAGGAGGTGGGCTTTCCGCGCAATGACGACTTCAATGGCCCGCAGCAGGAGGGTCTGGGTTACTTTCAGCTCACTACCCGCAATGCCCGGCGCTGCAGTACTGCCCGCGCTTTCCTCAAGCCCATCGCCAAGCGTCCCAACCTCAGCGTAGAAACGAACGCCCTGTGCACACGGCTGGAGCTTGAGGGCGCCAAGGTTACCGGGCTGCGTTTCCAGCAAGGCGGCAGCGAGACGCGAGTCGCGGTGCGCCGCGAGGTGATTCTTGCCGCCGGGGCCATCAATTCGCCGCAGATCCTGGAGCTGTCCGGCATCGGCGATCCGGAAGTGCTGCGCCCCCTGGGCGTTGAGATCGTCCATGCATTGCCGGGGGTGGGCGCCAATCTCCAGGACCACCTCCAGATACGCGTCATGGCCCGTTGCCGTAAACCGGTGACGACCAACGATGACCTCAACAGTTTCGTCCGCCGGATGAAGATCGGCATGCGCTACGTATTTCTGCGCAAAGGGCCCCTGGCAGTAGGCGTGAACCAGGCTGGCGGTTTCGTGAAAACCCGGCCGACCGTGGATCGCCCGGATATTCAGTTCCACTTCGGCACCCTGAGCATGGATAAGACCGGCACCGCCGTGCACGATTTCTCTGGCTTCACCATCTCTGCCTGCCAGTTGCGTCCTGACAGCCGGGGTAGCGTGCATATCAAAAGCGCCGACCCCACGGCGTATCCCGGCATCTATCCCAACTATCTCTCGGCACCGCGGGATCGGGAAGTGATGGTGGATGGTGTACGGGTGTGCAGACAGCTTCTGGCCACCGAGGCAATGCGGGAGTACGTGGAGGCCGAACACGCCCCGGGAGTCGAAGTGCAGTCCGATGACGAGATTCTGGATTTCCTGAGGCGGGAATCCACCACGATCTACCACCCAGTGGGTACTTGCCGCATGGGGCAGGCACAGGAGGTCGACGCAGTGGTCTCTGATCGGCTCAAGGTGCATGGCATAACGGGCCTGCGGATCGCCGACGCCTCGATCATGCCGGAGATCGTCTCTGGCAACACCAATGCAGCTGCAATAATGATTGGTGAGAAAGCATCGGACATGATTCTGGAGGATGCCGCGGGGTCCTGAGGGCTGAGTGCCAAGCCACATAACAATAGAGCAGACCACCGCCTGGAGGTAGTCCATGAAGGTTTTCGACCAGATCGAAGCACGGGCCCGGGAAAAGCCTATGAGGGTGGTTCTCATGGAGGGGGGCGACGACCGTGTGCTGCAGGCTGCCCAATTGGCCGAAGAGCAGGGGATTGCTCACATCACCGTTCTGGGTAATCCGGAGGAGGTCCGCCGGCAGGCGGCGGCACTGGGTATTGATGCTCCGCGCTTTGCTGTCCGCGATCCGCAGGAGCCGGATCTGCTTCACAAGCAAGCAGCGCGGTTATTTGCATTGCGCGGTCACAAAGGTCTCACAGAGGCGCAGGCTACGGCGCAGGCGGGAACATCCTTGTACAGCGCGATGCTGATGCTGGAGTCCGGTGAGGTCGACGGTTGTGTCGGCGGCGCCGTGAATGCCACTGCCGAGGTTGTCCGCGCCGCGTTGCAGGTGATCGGGACGGCACCGGATACCATGCTGGTTTCCAGCTTCTTCCTGATGATGTTCTGCGAGGCCTACCACAAACGCCAGGGTGGGCTGATCTTTTCCGATTGCGGTCTGAATATTTCCCCTAATTCCGAGCAGTTGGCCGAAATCGCCCTGAGCAGCGCTGCGACGGCAAGAACACTGCTGGGGGAAGAGCCGCGGGTGGGCATGCTGTCCTTCTCCACCAGCGGCAGTGCCAGCCACGCCGATGTAGACAAGGTGACCAAGGCGGCGGCGCTGGTCCGTCAGCGGGCTCCCGAGTTGGCTGTTGACGGTGAAGTTCAGCTGGACGCCTGCCTGGTTCCCGAGATTGCCGCCCGCAAGGCGCCGGATTCCAAGGTGGCCGGCACCGCCAATGTGCTCATTTTCCCGGACCTGAATGCTGGAAATATCGGCTACAAGATGGCCGAGCGAATGGGCAATGCCAAGGCGGTTGGTCCGATTCTGCAGGGGCTGGCCAAACCGGTGAATGATCTGTCCAGAGGGTGCAGCATCGAGGACATCTATCGGGTGGTGGCGGTGACCGTGGTTCAGGCGCAAGAGGCCGTCACCGAGGAGAAATGAGCGTCGCTAAAGTCATTGACAGAGTGCTTAATGCTGTAATAATGAAACGATACGTATCAAAAAATAAATATATATAAAGTTTGATGGCTCAACCAACTCACCGTGCACGAGCATGAACCACAGCCATCACAATCGGAGGAGAGCTGCAATGAACGAGAAACTGAAGGGCATATCCCGCCGTGATTTCATGCGCGTGGCCGGTCGCTACGGGCTGACTTCCACATTATTTGCCGCTGCCGGTGCTACCGGCATGCTGACACTGCCGCAGCTTGCCAAGGCTGCGGAAGAAACCAGCAACGAACGTGGCAGGGTTGAACCGAAATTCCGCTTCAAGTTTGGTGCGTCAGGTTTCAACGAGAACAACCTGGATATCCAGAAATCCGGTCAGTTGTTCTTCGCACGGGATCTGGAGGAGCGCACTGACGGCGCCATCCAGGTGGAGTTCATCGGCAGTAACCAGATCTGCGGTCAGCTGGACTGCGTCACCAATACGCAGCAGGGGATCATCGAGATCTTCTCGGCGTCCACCCAGAACTCCGCGGGCGGCGCCCCGTACTACAACGCCCTGGACTTCGCCTACATGTTCCCGAGCAGGGCGTCCCAGTACTACTTTTTCTATCATCCCAAGAGCGAGGCTCTGCTCCGCGAGCCCTTGCGTCAGCGGCACAACATCCAGTTCCTGTTCACCCATTGTGAGCTGCGCGGCATGATGATGGGTGCATCCTTCAGGGACAAACCCCTGGTGACCAGCGTGGATGATCTCAGGGGCACGGCCAACCGTGTCACCGGCACTCAGCTTGGCCGAATTGCCATGCAGCAGCTGGACCTGAATCCGCGCCCGGTGGCCTGGGCCGAGACCCTGGACGCCCTGCGCTCGGGCTTGATCGACGGTGCCGAGACCTGGATGGGCGCGGTGGCCTATGCCGGTATGTCGGGGGCCATTTCCCAGGCGGTGGATCTGAAGTTCTTCTGCGGCACCGAGCACACGGCCATGAGCTGGGAGGCCTTCCAGAAGCTGCCCAGTGACCTCCAGGATGCGGTCATGGAATCCGCCTACACCGCGCAGGTGCATGTGCAGGGCGCCCACGAAGCGGCACTGTATGACATTGTCGGCGCCTATCCGGACCCCGCCGAGCACACCCTGTTCGCTCAGAATAACGTCCGGGTTGCCCTGCTCTCCGATGCGGAGATCAAAAAGGCCGAGGAAATGTGCTCCCCCGAGTACAACCCCGAGCCCTGGGCGCGGTGGCGCGAGCGCATCAACGGGTGGTCCGGCGGCCATGATGTCTACAAAGAAATCTACGACATCGCCCGGGAAATCGATACGGATATGTCCGCAGTGAACGTGAAGCCGCGCCGTTGGTGGAAAGCTGCCTGAAGAGGTATGTAGACCCGGGGTCGGCGTCCGGCGCATTTTTCCAGATCATGCGCCGGACGTGGGCCCCGTTGGTTTGACTCTACATTTCGGGAATCGCTGAACGCGCGCTGACGGGGGTTTCATGGATAACATGGACGACAACTCGCTCCACTCCGCGGGGGGGGCGACGCGTAAGGGCTGGTTCTATTGGTTTGTTATCGCCCCCCTCGGGTGGTTGGACCGCAACATCGAAAAAATCTTTATCCTCATCGCCTACTCTGGCATGGCTGGGATTCTTTTCGTAGAGGTCGTCCGGCGCTTCGCCTTCGGACAGCAGGCGGCCTGGAGCACCACCATCCCGGTCTATCTGTTTCTCTGGCTGGCGTGGTTTGGTGCTTCCTATAACGTACGAAAACGCACGCACCTGAGCCTGAGCGAATTGCGGGCGCGGTTTCCCTATCCCGTTCAATACGCCTGCATGATTCTGGACGGTTTACTGTGGATCGTCTTCGGGATCATCGTCATGTACTGGAGTACTCGACAGGTGCAGCTGTCGTACATGAATTTCGCCATCGTCTCCGGCACGGATGAAATCATGCAGTGGTGGTTCTACATGGCGCTGCCCCTGGCGTGGGGCCTGATCATGATCCGGGCGGTGCAGAATATGGTGCTGGACACGCTTACTTTCCGGCGCGGCAAGCCCTTCCCGTTGAACCAATCGATGCTGGATTAGTTTTTGCTGCTTTCAACCGCGGAGGGTTGCAGGGCATGGATACAGGCACACTCTTAGCGCTGATGACTTTCGGCGTGTTCGTCCTCTTCATGATCGGCGTACCGATTTTCCTGGTGATCGGCTTCTGGATCGTGGGTGTAAGCATTGCCATTGATTTCACCCTGGCCAACCTTGGGGCGACTCTGTTCGAGGGCCTGAACTTCTTCGGCCTGCTGGCTCTGCCCCTATTTATTCTTACTGGTGACTTGATCAATGCGGGTGGGATCGCCAAGCGACTCTCGGACTTCGCGTACGCGGTGCTTGGCTGGATTCGTGGCGGCCTCGGCATGGCTGCCCTGGGCGCCTGCGGCATGTTCGCCGCGATCTCCGGCTCCAACGCCGCCACCGCGGCCACCATCGGCTCGATCATGCACCCGGAGATGAAGAAGGGGAATTACGACGAGCGCTTCTCCGCGGCCACAATCGCCGCCGGCGGCACCGTGGGCATCATCATTCCGCCCAGCATCATCTTCATCGTCTACGGCTTCCTCATGAACATTTCCATTACAGATCTGTTCATCGGCGGAATGATCCCGGGCGTGCTCATGGTGGCATTCATGATGCTGGCCTGTTACATCATGGCCCGCATGAACAAGTGGGGGAACCTGATCAAGCTCGAAGGCAAGCGCGTCGTGGTGACGGCGGGGCGCGCCTACCTGGGTTTCGTGGCCATGTTCATCGTCCTCTACGGCATCTACTCCGGCGCGTTCTCGCCGACCGAAGCTGCAGGTATGACCGTGGGGTTCTGCCTTATTGCCGGTGTACTCATCACCCGTGAGATCAAGATCACCAAGCTGCCGGAGGTGCTGATGCGCTCCGGTCAGATTGTCGGCATTCTGGCTCCCCTGATCGCCGTGTCCGTGGTGATGCAGCAGTTGCTGTCGGTGCTGGGTGCGGGCGCCATCCTGACCGAGTTCCTGACGGGCCTGGGCGGCTATTACACCATCCTCATCGCGTGCATGATCATCGTGCTGGTGTTCGGCACCGTGCTCGAAAGTTTGCCGCTGACCATCATTCTGGCGCCGATCCTGGCCCCGGTGGCCGCAGCCATCGGGGTGGATCCGATCCACTTCGCGGTGATCTTCCTGGTCGGCGGTGCCATTGGATTCATCACGCCGCCCTACGGCCTTAACCTGTACGTTGCCAGTTCGGTGACAGGGGTGCCGTACTTCCGGCTGCTCAAGTTCATCGTGCCGTATCTCATTGCCCTGGTGTCGGCCTGGTTGTTAATCGCATTCTACGCACCGCTGTCCACCTTCCTGCTGCAGTGGGGAGGTCGGTAAAGACTGTAGTGATCTCGTTTCGCTGAACGCCTCGATAGGTGGATGATCCATCTATCGAGGCGTTACGTTAATACAGCGCCCGCCGCAACAATCCGGGATCAACTATAATTCGACCGCTCAACCAGCCATGACGGCGACCTGGAAGAGCGCCTGGTAACTGGCCTGTTCCCAGGCTGGCGCAGCCGTCTCCTGTGGAGTTTCTTCCGATGAAATCTGTCCGCGATTCGAATCGTGGGCGCGCCGCTATTTGGGCTTGGCGCATGGCCCCGGTCTGTGTCGGTGGTGCAATGATGCTTGCGCTGGTCTCCGCCTCGGCGGAAACGCTCTATGGCCCGCCCTTGCTGTTGCATGAGGGTTCTGCACGAACCTATGTGGTGATGGACAACGGCGTGCCCAGCGAGGTCGGTGTGGAAATGGACCGGGCCTTCACGGTAGCGGTGCCGCCCCAGGGGGCGCATGGTGGCGTGACGATGCCCGATGGGCGTAGCACGTTCGAGTATATTCTGGACATGCCGGCGGAAAATCCCACCCCGTTCCAGCATGTAACCCTGGACTGGAATCCCCATGGACACGAGCCGGACGGGGTCTACGACAAGGCGCACTTTGACGTGCACTTCTACACCATCAGCCTCGAGGAACGGCGGGCCATTCACACGGATGATCCTGCCTTCATGGACAAGGCCGGCAGGCTTCCTGCTCCCGAGTTCACCCCTGCAGGGTATATCAACCCCGGTGTGCCACCTGTGCCCATGATGGGCGTACACCTGGTGCATGCCGAGGCACCGGAGCTGCGGGCGCAAGGTCCGGAACCGTTTCTGCAGACCTTTCTATACGGTGCCTGGGACGGACGGCTGATCTTCATCGAGCCCATGGTCAGCATGGAATTGCTGACAGGGGAGCCGGATATCTTTCTCCCTGTGCCGGTGGCCGAGCGCTATGAACCCCAGGGCTATTATCCCGGCGCATACAGCATCCGCTGGGATGCCAGCGGCGCTTATTACCGCATCGCTCTGAACGATCTGCAGTGGCGCTAGTGATAAGCCGCGGTGGGCGGTCAAACGCCTGCCGCGGGCTTGCTTTCTCGCCGCGACAGACGCGATTTCGCGTAAGTTCAGACGAAGGTCCGGCGGGGAGCCTGCGTTCCGCTCTGGTATGTTAGCGTTACCAGCCGATCGCTGTATCGGCTGCAACAGATCGGGTGCCAGGAGACGTCAGCGTGCCATCGCAACCGCGAAGTCCCGTCGAAACAACGCTGCTGCTCGGCGCCATCGCCGATGACTTCACTGGTGCGACCGACGTCGCAAATAATCTTGCCCGGCAAGGCATGCGCGTGGTGCAGGTGATCGGTGTTCCGTCACCGGCCTTCGACCCGGGCCTGGTGGACGCCGTGGTGGTTGCATTGAAGTCACGCAGCATCGCCGCCGCAGACGCGGTGAGCCAGTCGTTGCAGGCCCTCGCGTGGCTTCGTGGCCGCGGTTGCCAGCAGGTCGTGTTCAAGTACTGCTCCACCTTCGATTCCACCGATGCCGGCAATATAGGCCCGGTGGCGGATGCGCTGCTGCGGGCCTTGGACCACGATTTCGCCCTGGTCTGTCCGGCTTTCCCGGAAAACCGCCGCACCGTCTACAAGGGTTATCTGTTTGCGGGGGATGTGCTGCTCAACGAGAGCGGCATGGAAAACCACCCCCTGAATCCCATGCGCGACGCCAACTTGCTGCGTGTTCTCGCCAGGCAGACGGATGGTCGTGTCGGCCTGGTGCCCTTCGAGACCGTTCGCCAGGGTGTCTCGGTTACCCGCGCCGCCCTCGACAGGCTGCGGGCCGACGGCTATCGCTACGCCGTGGCCGATGTGCTGGAGGATGCGCATCTGCACGTGCTGGCCGAGGCGGTCGCGGAGCATCCCCTGGTTACCGGTGGTTCCGGCATTGCGCTTGGTCTGCCAGAGAACTTCCGCCGCGCCGGCCGGCTTGGTGCCGCCGCCGATGCCGCCGACCTTGGCAGCTTTGCAGGGCCTGCCGCAGTGCTCTCCGGCAGCTGCTCCCGGGCCACACTGGGTCAGGTCGCCTACATGCGCGAGCGTTGTCCGGCCTTCGCGCTGGACGCCCTCTCGCTGGCCGAGGGGCAGGACCAGGTTGCCGAGGCACTGCAGTTTGCCCGGGAATACGTCGGCGATGGCCCGGTACTGATCTACGCAAGTGCGGACCCCGCCACCGTGAAACGCGCCCAGGATGCGCTGGGCGTGGCCGAGGCCGGGTCGTTGATCGAAAGCGCCCTGGCGGCGATCAGCCGTGGCCTGGTGGAGCAGGGGGTGCGCCGGCTGGTGGTGGCTGGCGGCGAGACTTCTGGTGCGGTGGTCAGCGCTTTGGGCGTTAACGCGTTGCGGATTGGCCGGCAGATCGATCCGGGCGTCCCTTGGACCGCTACCACGGGGAGTGATTCCGTCGCACTTGCCTTGAAGTCGGGTAATTTCGGTGGCGAGGATTTTTTCCTGCGGGCCTTCCAGGTGCTTTGATGAACGAGAATCAGCTACGCGAGCAGATCGTGACCATGGGGCGCTCACTGTTTGACCGTGGGCTGACCATGGGTAGTAGCGGCAACATCAGCGTGCGCACCGGAGACGGCTGGATCATGACGCCCACCAATGTCTGCCTGGGGCGGCTCGATCCGGCCAGGCTCACCCGCCTCGATGCGCGTGGGCAGCACCTGGATGGTGACCCGCCCACCAAGGAAGCGTTCCTGCATCTGGCGATGTACGAGGAGCGCCCGCAGGACAACGCCATTGTGCACTTGCACTCTACGCACTCCGTGGCGGTCTCCTGCCTGCCAGACGTCTGCGAGCAGGACTGTATTCCCCCGCTGACCGCCTATTACGTGATGCGCGTGGGAAAACTGCCGCTGGTGCCCTACCACATGCCGGGAGACTTGGCGCTGGGAGACGCCGTCCGCGGCCTGGCGGGCCGGCATTCTGCCGTGTTGCTGGCCAACCATGGCCCCGTGGTGGCGGGCAAGAACCTGGAAGCGGCGGTGTATGCGACGGAAGAACTGGAGGAGACCGCCAAGCTCTATCTGCTGCTGCGCGGACAGAACCCGCGCTGTCTCACCCAGGCCCAGATCGACGCCCTGCAGGAACGCTACGGCAAACCCTGAGTGCGCAGCACCAACGGGATTCAGGGGCAGCCCATCGCCGCGTTCTGGAAAAATCGCACATATATTTATAGTTCGGGTGAACAGCGGACCTGATCGAGATCGCAGCCTTGCTGGAGTAGCGTGTATGCGGGTCATCATTACCGGCGGTGCCGGATTCATCGGGCAGAAACTGGCCGCGGCAATCGCCCGGGCCGGCACTCTGCCGGGCCCCGATGGTGGCGAGGCCGTCCGGGAGCTGGTCCTGTTCGACCAGGCGGAAGCGACGCCGCCTCCGGAAGCCCGGGTTGCTATACACACGGTCGCCGGTGACATTGCCGATACCGCCGCTCTGGATGCACTGTTCGCGGGTGGTGCCGACGTGGTCTATCACCTGGCGTCGGTGGTGAGCGCTGCCGCCGAGGCTGACTTCGAACTGGGCATGGGCGTGAACTTCGACGGCACACGTGCCGTTCTGGAGGCGAGTCGAAAGGCCGGCGGCGGTGCGACGCGTTTCATCTTCACCAGCTCTGTTGCCGTGTTCGGTGGCGACCTGCCCCCGGTGGTGGAAGACCACACCGCGCCGATGCCGCAGAACTCCTACGGCATTCAGAAGGCAATGGCGGAATTGCTGGTCAGCGACTATTCCCGACGCGGCTTCGTTGACGGCCGAGCCCTTCGCCTGCCGACCATCGCAGTGCGGCCCGGTCGGCCCAACAAGGCTGCCTCCACGTTCGCCAGCAGCATTATTCGTGAGCCGCTCCAGGGCGAGGAGGCAGTGCTGCCTGTACCCGAAGAGTTGGCCATGTTCGTCTTGTCACCACGCCAGGCGATTCAGGCGCTGGTCCACGCTGCCGGCATTTCGGCGGCGGATTTCGGTGGTAGCCGCAGCGTCATGCTC
The Natronocella acetinitrilica DNA segment above includes these coding regions:
- the otnK gene encoding 3-oxo-tetronate kinase; this translates as MPSQPRSPVETTLLLGAIADDFTGATDVANNLARQGMRVVQVIGVPSPAFDPGLVDAVVVALKSRSIAAADAVSQSLQALAWLRGRGCQQVVFKYCSTFDSTDAGNIGPVADALLRALDHDFALVCPAFPENRRTVYKGYLFAGDVLLNESGMENHPLNPMRDANLLRVLARQTDGRVGLVPFETVRQGVSVTRAALDRLRADGYRYAVADVLEDAHLHVLAEAVAEHPLVTGGSGIALGLPENFRRAGRLGAAADAADLGSFAGPAAVLSGSCSRATLGQVAYMRERCPAFALDALSLAEGQDQVAEALQFAREYVGDGPVLIYASADPATVKRAQDALGVAEAGSLIESALAAISRGLVEQGVRRLVVAGGETSGAVVSALGVNALRIGRQIDPGVPWTATTGSDSVALALKSGNFGGEDFFLRAFQVL
- the otnC gene encoding 3-oxo-tetronate 4-phosphate decarboxylase gives rise to the protein MNENQLREQIVTMGRSLFDRGLTMGSSGNISVRTGDGWIMTPTNVCLGRLDPARLTRLDARGQHLDGDPPTKEAFLHLAMYEERPQDNAIVHLHSTHSVAVSCLPDVCEQDCIPPLTAYYVMRVGKLPLVPYHMPGDLALGDAVRGLAGRHSAVLLANHGPVVAGKNLEAAVYATEELEETAKLYLLLRGQNPRCLTQAQIDALQERYGKP
- the denD gene encoding D-erythronate dehydrogenase, with amino-acid sequence MRVIITGGAGFIGQKLAAAIARAGTLPGPDGGEAVRELVLFDQAEATPPPEARVAIHTVAGDIADTAALDALFAGGADVVYHLASVVSAAAEADFELGMGVNFDGTRAVLEASRKAGGGATRFIFTSSVAVFGGDLPPVVEDHTAPMPQNSYGIQKAMAELLVSDYSRRGFVDGRALRLPTIAVRPGRPNKAASTFASSIIREPLQGEEAVLPVPEELAMFVLSPRQAIQALVHAAGISAADFGGSRSVMLPGIRVTVGEMISALRRVGGDAAVARIRREPDPTIETIVGGWPADFNTAKAERLGFQRDDGIDAIVEAFIEDDMLPDGRAALGRS
- a CDS encoding TRAP transporter large permease, with the translated sequence MDTGTLLALMTFGVFVLFMIGVPIFLVIGFWIVGVSIAIDFTLANLGATLFEGLNFFGLLALPLFILTGDLINAGGIAKRLSDFAYAVLGWIRGGLGMAALGACGMFAAISGSNAATAATIGSIMHPEMKKGNYDERFSAATIAAGGTVGIIIPPSIIFIVYGFLMNISITDLFIGGMIPGVLMVAFMMLACYIMARMNKWGNLIKLEGKRVVVTAGRAYLGFVAMFIVLYGIYSGAFSPTEAAGMTVGFCLIAGVLITREIKITKLPEVLMRSGQIVGILAPLIAVSVVMQQLLSVLGAGAILTEFLTGLGGYYTILIACMIIVLVFGTVLESLPLTIILAPILAPVAAAIGVDPIHFAVIFLVGGAIGFITPPYGLNLYVASSVTGVPYFRLLKFIVPYLIALVSAWLLIAFYAPLSTFLLQWGGR